Genomic window (Cucumis sativus cultivar 9930 chromosome 2, Cucumber_9930_V3, whole genome shotgun sequence):
ATGAAAGATATAGTAATTAAGTTCAGCTGCAAAGTCATCGTGTTCAAGTTGTATTTATCTTTGTCTCCTGAATGTAACTGGTATTACATCGAATTGAATTATCAATCTTTTATGTTATCATTGCttgtcaaattctatttcAATGTACTCTAGAATGCATTAACATTGTTCATAGCCGTGTCTAACATATTTTTCAACATGTTTTGGTTAGTAAACTTGGTTTATTTATgaagttgttttattttaaatggaaCGACACATCTAATctaataataaagaatattttgttgcaatatacttaattattatgatttttttttttttttttgacaaactTCATGAAGTCTTTTTTAATgtcccttttcttttaagaagtgtttttaaatatgttgacTTTGGAAGCCTGATTTAATTACCTCTCAAAACTTAATAAGAAGTTcgttaaaaatatgtttaattacccatttgcaaataataaaatagttataattttatcaactcAACCTTTAGTTGCATctcaattcaattattttaaataattattcaacTTGAAATTAAACGTGTAGATTAGAAAGTCAAAGCTGCATACttagatttatttaattaattcaataataaactttcatctttgttttttttttaattttatttccttcAAAACATGCATGTGCACTAGTTTATTATAGACATATAActaagatttaaaaagaaaaataaacttttttttcttcggAAAATTCAagacaaacttgaaatatcttattaatttatatatttgataacaaattaaaatcttatCAAGATTGTGCTATAAAAAATCTAGATcttaaatgtaaataataactaaagatacaatcataaaaattaaaatgagaggaatagatatagatatagaaaaacgaaaaaatgGATTATGAAGTAATAGAGgagaataagaaaataagagtAAATCTTTGAAGGGTTcgatcaaaagaaaattataaacgATGTTTCATGGAAGAGAAACTACACaaatttatctctttttttaaaacttcaattatattaaattaaaaaaaaaagtcacaaaacaaaagcagaaaacaagaatggtagattaaaattaactatttcatTCTTGCATGAAAAGATATTCTCATGGAAAtaactttattgtttttttcttttttctttagataGGAAAGCATGTTTGATGTTTGGAAAAATCATAATCTCACAAATATAAAGtgacaaaaagaagaaaaagataaatgaaaaaaataaatgaataagaatTATTGGTTTGTTATTTATGTATAGATCTCTAACTTTATTTACAATACTAATGcccattcttttcttcttttttctgtctttatatatataaataattatttgtattgggTGTAATtgcatttatttttagatCGTGGCTTCGAACtccaatataatttaatagtcaattatcaaattcaaattggcCTATGTTCAcacttttattttacattttatactCAAAGGCATATCATAATTTGCATGAGAAGTAGTAGTTCTTATATagtgtttttaaaatcatgttTGTAAGTAAAAGTGGTTCATTGGTGGAGGGACAGAGACCGAGAGAATTTTTTCGTATTAGTCTTTGTCTCCTATCtctagtaaatttttttatacattatattgatatttggatAATTCACATTGATGTGTATTACGGTAAATATACACAAAGATTCGAACAACAACTAAGCAAAGTACAATTCTAACCTAAATTGAGAATAATTTACAATACATAATCTATATATGGTAACACTCTCACACACTCAAGGTGGTAGAGCAGAGACCAACTTGAGTTTCTAAGTGAATCGACTAAGTGATAAAGTCTTTGTGAAGATATCAACGGGTTGTTCAATAGTAGAGATGGATTATAAGAAGAGAGTGTCGCTGAAGATGGTGACGAACAAAGTGATATTGAtagtcattttcaatattttttcttgtgttcATGATAGACATCATTGTAAGCAATTTGGATGGCATCGTGATTGTCACAATGAAGTGTAGTAGCTAATTGTTAAGGAACAATCATATCTGCAAAAAGCCATCGCAACCATAGTAACTCAGAAGTAGCATTAGCAAGCACACCATATTCGAGATTAAATACtagaacaagaaacaacaGTTTTCTTCTTACTACGccaagaagaaagagaacCCCCTAAGTAGAAGCAATAACATGTGATGGAATGTCGACCGGTGGGATCACCAGCCTAATCTACATCTGAGTAGCTCGAAAGCACTAAGGATGATTGAGAAGAAAACTGAAGTCCATGACCAAGAATGTGTTTAGCATAACAAAGAACGCGAAGAACAAGTGTGAAATGGATAGACCAGTAGGGAGCAACCATGAATTAACTAACAATGTGaacaacatatgcaatatctAAATGAGTGTGAGATAAATTAAGACTGCCAGCTAGTTGCCGATATAGAGTAGCACCTTCGAGGGGAACACTATCGTTTAGAGCTAAGCAAACATTCAGATCCATATGTGTTGATAACGTGGTCGAATCAGTAATGTCTAGTCGAGCAAAAAGATCAAAAGCATATTATGTTTAAGACAATTAGTAACCATTTGAGCGAGAGGAGATTTCAAGGCCAAAAAAGTAACTAAGAGGCCCCAaatctttcatctcaaaatgcTCCTCAAGATAGCTTTGCAAGTCAAATATAGTCTAAGGATCATCACCTATAATGATTATATCATCAacatagagaagaaaaagaaaattgttgtgACAAGTCTAGTATGTTAAAAGAGTTGAGTCAAGAGGGCTAGATATAGACCGAAGTTGAGTGATGATAGAATTAAATGGTGAACCATGCATGTGGGGCTTGTTTCAGACTATATAAGGCTCGATAAAGAAGACAAAATTTTTGAGGTGGAGGTTTCATATACAGCTCTTAAGATAGAGTGCCAATGAGAAATGCATTATTTTTAACATCCATCTACATAAGGGGCCACTGTTTGGCAGCTACAATAGCTAAAAAACTGCGAACAGATGCCATTCGAGCTATTGGGGCAAATGTCTCTTCATAGTTAATATCGTATAACCAGACAAGCCTTATAATGTTCGATAGGGCTATCAAACTgagtttagattttataaatcCACTTACAGGCAATATGTCTTTTTCTGAGGGAAGACAATGCATTATCAAGTATGAGTCTTTTCTAACACCCAAAGTTCCTCATTAATTGCGTGCTGGCAGAGAGGGTTAGTGCTAGCCTCATGCTAAGATGTGGTTTGATTAAAGACTAAATAgtaaaaaacaatgaaaatattgaaggTGAGAGGGAGGTTGACTTACTCGAGTGGAACAACAAACATGAATGACAGATGCAGGCTCAAGTTCAGTAGTGAAGACAAATCTTAAAGTTGGGAAAGCAGGGAGAGGAATAGGAAGCTGAGAAGTAGGAGTTGGGATAGTTAAGAAAGTATCATTAGAATCCAATGGTAGGTGTGATAGAGTGTTGGAGAAAGGAGAGATGAGAGTATTGGTGGATGAGATTTAGGAAAAAGATTATTTGAGGGTCGGGTCAACAAAGAAGatatgttaaaaaaagaaaaatggaaagaggaGAGACTAAAGAACATACTATGTTCCTAGAAAGTAACATTACCGAAAATGGGTAACTATTTAGAAATAGGATCTcatcaacaaaaaaactatGTTCAGTTTTGTAGCCTAGGAAACAACATAAGTGGATACGAGGTTCAAATTTGGTATGCTCATGGGaatgtagaagaaaaataggaacaacaaaaaactttaaGATGAgagtaagaagaaaaagtatcATATAGACGTTCAAAGGAGGAGATATTTTGTAGGACAAAGGAAGGAAGGCGATTGATGACATAAGTAGAAGTGAAGGCAACTTCACCCCAAAGCTTCTCAAGATCAGACAAGAAGTAGAGAGTTATTTTACTGTGGCGGGCGGTGGAGGAAATTCAGCGGAGTGGTGTAGAGAGGGAAGCAGCACGAGATGGAGGCTGAAAATGAGCAAACTTGAGTTGGAGGTGGACAAATCAGAGCATAACAAGCGACACGATTAAAGTTGAGCAAATATGAAGGAGATTGATCATGAATTTGATTGTGGAGCGATGAATTAGAGTGTGGGACGACATATCTAGTGTGGGGCTATAAATATGGCTATGAATTTGAATGtcgaacaaaacaaaactggTTAGATTTGGTCTTGAAATTGGCAAACGGTGCAGAACGACACGAATCTCAACGATGGTGAAGATTGATAAGAATTGATGGTGTGTGAAAACTTACAAACGAATCTTGGCTAAGCATGGAGTCTTCGACAATGAGTGACAAAGACTAGTCGAAATCTTCTAATCAATGGTGTCTAATCAGAGTGAGTGAATATTAAGCGGGAGCAGCTAGGTTAGAAAAATGCTCTGATATCATGTAAAAAAATTTTATACATTGTTGATGATTGGATAATTCACATTGAAGAGTACAAGAGTAACATGCTAGAACAACTAAGGAAAGTATAATTGTACCCTAAATTGAGGATAATTTACCACTTATAATCCATATATGGTTACATTTGTTCCCCtaaatttctctatttaatTTCACTATAAATGTGTTAGATCAAAATGACAATTACGAGCTTGGGTTctctatagaaaaaaaaatatcattcattttcttaatttattttcactcaaaaataacattaaaacaaaatattatgttttaaacttttaatggATAATTTCTGatacaaatttcatttaaataaaaaaaaattgtaaaaataataacgtTTCACGTACAATTCATCTATGAATTTACATAGGGGTTAGCGAGACATGTGTCTCCCTTCATATTGTCGACTTTTgtatttcaatattaattttgaagtatcAGATTACcatatatactaaataatgttttgttttaaataaaatgtggCGGTAACATAGTAGTTGTGCTCCTACTTTCACAACCATCAGGCCCCATCtatataaaatgtttagaTCTTGCCCCTTGCACTATtaaattaggattttttttaatagaaaaatttgacaaactatttacccGAACCAAatcattgaaacaaaaaatttattaagagtaaatattttataaaatattatgtttttttaatcatttttaattaaagaaatgggttaatataaaaacaaaatggtaattaaagaaagaatataaaataaaacgtAGCAATAACATGggttaatataaaaataaaatgactactaaaagaacaaacaaaataatgtattaataaaaagaaaaagaaaaaaaagcaaagcACGTGATGCACGTGATGTAAGTAAAGGACAGATGTGAGATCTGATGCATTTAagtttactttctttttttcatttctttcaattttatttgatttaataagCAAATCAAATTgggttttattatatataaaattgaaagtggTGTGAGACTAAGTACACATAATCTTCCACGTTTAACCATCAATTACAAATCtctatttaatacaaattattgtttgaaaattaaaccattAGTATACacacaaacttcaaaattcaactaCAAAACATGCATTCATATTTTGGTAAccgttttagttttttaatttttgtgtattgaaaacaaaaatcatatatctttgggttttttttttttttttcattttcagtttttcttcctaatttagaaaaagtattttattgttttaaaaacaacaaaatggtaaaacatttaacataaaattaagaCTTCCTCAAACTACTaaacatttctaaaatttaattatctaacATACAAACTTATGTTAAAtgttttagatatttattatatgctttctaaagttttttcatggattttttttaaaaatgtaataaatcgacaaaaattattatacattttaGTTCTGTAATAGATGTCACCTTTTAATAGTTAgatttatagtaaaattacaaaaacaagtCTGTAGATAACAtgttaaatcttttttttttcttccaagtttttaaaaacgattttcatcatttcttttgatattaaaacatttaaattcataactgaatctccaaaagaaaaaaaagtttgattaaaaataattctttttaacacATCCCTACAAGTACgagtagaaaacaaaagaaagaaatcttaaaaaaaaaaaaaatagtgcaAATTATGagctcaatttttaaattttaaatattaaaaaaacttagatTATAAGGGCATAAGCTAAgatacatataatttttttaaacccTAAATATGTTATGCTTACCCCCAATATGGAATGTCATATTTAAGTCAATTATTTCTAATTGATcttaaggaaaagaaaaaaaatcaatgtcaattgttgttgatgaattagggtaacaaaattttatattaaaagcaTCAAATTAGTGAAATCAACgtgaatataaaataaacaatttcatatatgCACAAATAAAATTCACAATTACTTAAAAATGTAACACACAATTCACGCAACAATTTTTcgtatattatatttgataagcataatatataaatattttttgcaGCGTGAAATCTTGTTGTATACAACGCCCTTCAATTATAGATGTTCATGTTTTTATTGGATGGAGTCCACCCCTAATATAATAGCAATTTTCTGTTAGATAATTGTAAATAGAGTAATccaaacttaaatatttgcatatgtataataatacaaaataaattaaagttagatgatataatttacaattattttaaaagtttgttatACACTTGcgttattaaatttgtagttttagATAAATTTGATACGGTTGAATATGTGGTTTATAAAGATTGGAATAAGGATAATTAGATAATTTGGGAAGTAATGAAttcatgtttattaattaggaaAGCGAAGACATTTATATGAGAGTGGGTGACGGAGAAATGAGGacaatatttatgtttgtgtcTCACTCGGTCATGTGAACATCTCTACGTCTACTCCATCTCTTTTTAAAGTTTCTGTTTATAGTTGAAGAAGGCCAATACCCccatttttctcttaaatttatgagacaagattataataaatcttattattattattgaataggaaaagtaattgaattaattaattatttatttaagactTGTATCCCACTCCAccttaaaaaacaaatgataatgACAAATATGGGTAGGTCATGGAGCATATAGTAGTGTGTAATGAAGTTggatatttgtttaaatacCTCACATTAACAGAGTTGTATGATTATAGTGAAAGTTTGGTCttctttattctattattatgTCTGCAGTTTCCTATcttatttgtattgtattcATAATTCCTAACCATTTTTATGACCTATATTTAATGCAAAATGTCCTTCTATAAAATTGTGTATACAAATATCTCAACCAACAACCTCTAGTCTGAATAAATTCATTTACcttattgtttgattattcCACtacattattttcatataattataatatatttagacTGACTTTTACTTCAATCTTATTCCTAAATTAGGTAGGTTAGGATTcatgtaatttaatttgaaaaaggagGAAAGGACGTATAAGAGTCTATCGACTGAAATCACTTACAAATAAACCAATTCAAGTTAGTATACTAATATGTCTAACACTGTTATATTCAAGCTTAAGTCAACTACAAATTGATGATCAACGTAAATGAGTGTGAAAAGcaacaaataaatatgtaCCAACAAAtggttataataattaatccCTATCCAGTTTGCAATAACATTATATACAATAGGGAGTGACCACTACTACTAAAGATTTAAAGAATGGGGGCCATGCCTCACCATTATATAGTTATATCcctatatttatgattttaaaatactaaatatatttcttattcttttttaaatagtgttattatattattttttctttcaaaaaaagaaaaataaatctctctttttatcACTATATAAGGTTAAAGAATTAGATTGGTTATTTGAAATTCTATCTTATTAAAATAGAGGtgtcaaatttagaaaaaaagttacacAATGTGTAAACTAATTGCATAACTCATgaagattttcatttatttatactcAATCCATATGGATATGTTTGGTATTTTAATTAGGCAATACACAATAGTTAAAGTTGATTGAATTATTATGGTTGATGTATcaagatttcaattttctacatatatcaacaacatatttttaatttttgacatTATTGCTTTTATATTGGTTTTCTTGTTAAAATTTACTCACTTTAAACATTTATCCAACTAatcaaatatgatatttataatgaaaacaGATGCAATATGACAATTTTAgattaacaattattttatgatttattttgcaagtaataattattttaaatatcagtGATAAATAAGGATAATCCACCGTAGATGTCTAtccaaatttatcaattatattttactatatttgtattttggttcattttgttatattgtgatttaaaagatacatttttaaatatagtaaaataaactaaaatattaaccaaatttgtcatgataaaataaactaaatatatctatattttataaattttataaatatttcatagtTTTATTGTTTACCATAACTTCTCTATAGGAAACAACctcaattataattttaaattgataggaaacaaataaaattgaattgaacacAAAAATGTGGAGTAGGGAAgcagattatatatatacgtagaaggaaatcaaatttgtttttgattttgatacCAATGGctccttctctttcatttttcttttacattgtCAAAAACGATAAAtaggtaaaatatttacattttatgataaaatcaAGGCAAGAGCAGtgaataatcattttttttggttataaaATGCAagtagtttgttttttaatataaattttaaagaatcatttttatttttttggatttgatattcaataaaacaatttttttcacaaaatcaGGATGCCACAACCTAACTAAAATAGCTAACAAAATGCACATAGTTAGCTATTTTAGTATGGATgaagtaaataaaaacaatttttctaaccaatagttaaaaatagcttgaaaatgtaaatttatttgacaacATCAGCTTATCGACACATTTGAAGGAatgtgaaatataaattttttcaagattaatatcaatttcatatcactcaactttaaaaatgtatttatagtaatttaaattctaaactcAATATTCTTGAATAAAAATTCCAGTAGAGTAgtagtagaaaaaaaattttcaattattttgtaatgggTATATATTTTCTGATTTAGATAGTCAACCTAAAGCTtaaaattctaacttttttctGTTGAGATACTCGTTTCTTATGTTaccttctatttttcttttgatttgagTCAAAATAGAGACTTTAGTTGGAGATCTTTgatattaacatttaattttgtattgcAAAAGTTTTATATACACACAGTGGAATTTATGCAAAATGTTGATCAATTTAAAAGTAAGTGTTTAaagttgtaattaaaaaaaatgaatttgaagttcttataagaaagaaaaggagtttgaagttatatatatatataattcatttttctttttagcaTTACTGTTTGGGGTACtgaattttaccattttaggCTTCCCTTCAATAATTTCCGCCCCCGTTCGACTCCGCCGGAGCTCTGAGTTTCCGATCCCACAAGCTTCAAGCTCCACTTTaccccttctctctctttctgtACAAATGGGGTTCTTCTCCTTTCTCGGACGGGTCCTCTTTGCCTCCCTTTTCATCCTCTCCGCTTGGCAAAtgtactctctctctctctctacatTTTTAGATCGGACTAAATCGTCTTTATGGTCTTTCAATCTCTTCTCTATGCTGTCTTCTACTATAGATCTGCTACTTTTGATCCTATTTCtgtgtttatttgtttctGATGACGATCGATTTTAGGGGTTCTTTAATCGCTGCTGTATTGGGCGACCGAGTCTATGTTTTAACTGATGTTTTACGATATTTGTCGTTGTGGGTCGTTTTACTTTTCTATTGTTCTTTTGGGGTTTGTGTTTTGAATGTTGAtctcacctttttttttaaccattttgagcagtttaaaatttgaatgtggTTTTCTAAATCGGGAGTGAAGGTCAGGTTTCTTCGTTTTCAGAAATGGAGGAGTTTAAGTGATAAACAGAGTTTAGTTTTGTATAAGTGAGGACTGGGAAGTTcttattgatttttcattgatGGGTTTGTTCGCAAGTTGGATATTGAGCTATCGCTTCTTGAGATTTGATTTGGAATATTGGACCTGTTGATCAATTCTAAAGAAGATTGAGTTTTAGTTGATTCCTGAGGTCCCACTTCACTTTTGGGTCATTATTAATATGTGATTCGTTAAAATTATGTCATAGTTTGTTTTccagcttaaacttttttaggTTCTTGATGACATGTTTTTAGTGCTTTCAACAAGATTGAGGTTTGTAACCAATCTTCATTCAGCATAAAATTACCGAAAGTTATCAAATTTCATCTTTCGGGCAATACAAGTGTAGTGTTGCTTGCGTTGTGTTAGATAGATTTGTGTTCTGTATGTTTCTTGGATATGCAAATTACTTGgaataaatttgaacttaaaaaagTTGGGAAATTTTCAGTAATGCTGCAACTCGAAATATTAGATCAGGTCGTGTTCTTCATcctaaaaaagttaattaagtctataattcttatttttgctgtatttttataatatgtcATTTGAAGTCTATGTTGCTAATCGTAAAGGATTCTTGTGAAACATTATTCAGGTGACCATGAAAAATTAGTATGAGATGTAACATGTTCAATTGATACAATGAATTAAAGTAGCTGTGTTGTCTTCTTGCTTCTTGTTAAAGTCTAATGTGCttgtaaatattgttttctataacttaaaattttttggCTTATGACTTGCATGAGATCTATGCTCTCATGCCTCAtgttaaatgaaataaagatgGAACTACAAACTTTCTGGGTTTATGTATTGATCTTAACAAGGCATCTACTTTTAGGTTCAATGAGTTTGGCACTGATGGTGGACGTGCTGCAAAGGAATTGCTTCCAAAGTTGAACACTTTTAGGAGAAATTTCTCCGCTAGATTTGGATTTGACCTTCCTGCAATTGATGTGAGCTTCGGTTCTTCTGTGGATTGAACTGCTGAACTGAATCTCCTtactcttttctcttttgtaatcAGTTTTCGAGTTTGTTTTACAGGTTACCCATTTAGTTGCTGCTTTTCTGTCTCTTAAAGGCATTGGAGGCCTTCTATTTGTATTCGGGAGTCCAATCGGAGCTTATCTTCTggtataatttcatttttcacattttttgttGGGGCCTTTATTACTTAGAACttactttttagtttattctgTTTCCCATTATAGCTTCAAAGCCTGTTTCTTTATGCAGCTTATCTACTTGGCAATTAGCACCCCAATTCTCTATGATTTTTTCAACTATGGCCGTGAGAATTCCCAATTTGGCATACTAATGAACGATTTCATACTGGTCAGTTGATCAAATTTACACTAAGCCAATTCATTCATGTCCCTGCAAACTCCATTTTTTGggttataatttgtttttccttttcgaTTTGCAGCACGTGGCACTTGCTGGTGCATTGCTCTTCTTCATCGGAACAAAGAACTCCATTTGGAGGAAGCaacagaagaagaaggcaCATAAAGCCAAGACAAACTAGAAACTTAAGTTAAATCATTACTTCGACTTGAAATTGTTCCTTTCATTTCCTTCCTCTCGTGTTGGGGCTCAGTTGGAAAGGTAAAATTCAGTAGCTGGATATTAAATGTGGGTTTTCGAAAAGCTTCTTATTTGATAATTccattttgtaataatatagGGATTGTAGTACTCTTGACTGTCAATTA
Coding sequences:
- the LOC101220044 gene encoding uncharacterized protein LOC101220044, with translation MGFFSFLGRVLFASLFILSAWQMFNEFGTDGGRAAKELLPKLNTFRRNFSARFGFDLPAIDVTHLVAAFLSLKGIGGLLFVFGSPIGAYLLLIYLAISTPILYDFFNYGRENSQFGILMNDFILHVALAGALLFFIGTKNSIWRKQQKKKAHKAKTN